A stretch of the Papaver somniferum cultivar HN1 chromosome 6, ASM357369v1, whole genome shotgun sequence genome encodes the following:
- the LOC113285583 gene encoding DNA gyrase subunit A, chloroplastic/mitochondrial-like, which yields MSFPTRLRYRASSLIRYNLSLPITTNILEGVSDIRDESDRTGMRIVLELKKGSDPSIALENLYRLTALQSSFSCNMVSIIDGQPKLMGLKQLLQAFLDFRCSVIERRAKFKLSQAQDRKHIVEGIIVGLKNVDGVIDILSKSSSNIITSAALRNAYNLSETQADALLGLTLRRLTLNESKKYMDEARLLTEEICKLSELLSSKKLILKLIEQEATELKNKFSTPRRSMLENAV from the exons ATGTCGTTCCCAACAAGACTTCGTTATAGAGCATCTTCTCTCATTCGTTACAATCTATCACTCCCTATTACCACTAAT ATTTTAGAGGGCGTAAGTGACATTCGTGATGAAAGTGATCGTACTGGAATGCGTATAGTCTTAGAG CTTAAAAAGGGTTCAGATCCATCCATTGCTCTCGAAAATCTGTATCGTCTTACTGCTCTTCAATCTAGTTTTAGCTGCAACATGGTTAG TATCATAGACGGACAACCAAAGCTGATGGGGTTAAAACAATTGCTTCAG GCATTCCTGGATTTCAGATGCTCTGTTATTGAAAGACGTGCAAAGTTTAAGCTCTCTCAAGCCCAAGATAGGAAACATATTGTAGAG GGCATCATTGTGGGGCTTAAAAATGTGGATGGCGTCATTGATATACTCAGTAAAAGTTCAAGTAATATAATAACTTCAGCTGCTTTGAGAAATG CATATAACTTGTCTGAAACACAAGCTGATGCTTTATTAGGTTTGACCCTGAGAAGGCTTACTTTAAATGAG TCAAAGAAGTACATGGATGAAGCTAGATTATTAACTGAAGAAATTTGTAAGCTAAGTGAACTGCTGTCAAGCAAAAAACTCATATTAAAG TTGATAGAACAAGAGGCAACTGAATTAAAGAACAAATTTTCAACTCCAAGACGCTCAATGCTGGAAAATGCTGTTTAG